TCGCGTCTAGTGCATAAGCTACGAGGATTGGTATGAGCCTGAGGTGCGACGCCTACTGCTGGCGATAGTGCTGCCCAGCTTGCAGAGTGCCGAGCAGGCATTGCTTTGGTCGCACTGGCGTCGCCACCACCAGGCTGTCGCGCGGCGCTGTCACTACCGAGCTAGACCGCCCGATTCCAAACCACGGCTGTAGTACTAGGCTGGGAGACTGCCAGCTGGCGCGGCTCAGACCAAATTTTTGACCCGCTGCCGGGCGCTGGCTTGGGACCCAACCAGCACGACGGGGCAGTTGACGCGCTTGATGGCGGCGGCACTGACGCTGCGCGGGTAGAGAGCTTCCCAACCGCGCGGCTCGCGGCCGGTCATGACGATGGCATCAACAGCTGCTTCTTGGGCGACCCGCACGATGCTATCGACGGGTCGGCCGTAGCGCAGCTCAATCGCCACGCTCAGGCCCTGCCACTGCAATTGGGTCTGGCGCTCGAGCAGGTACTGCCGGGCTGCCCGAAGGCGCTGGCATTCGTGGTTGCGCTCGAGCTGCTCGAACAAGTGCTCGCCCCGAGGGCGGGATCCGAGAACTTGCTCGGGCCTAGCGTCAACGGCCTCGGCGGCAATCCCGCGGTACTGCGCCCGTACGACCCGCAGCAGGCGGATCTGGGCGTTGCGCTCGCGTGCCAGTGCTGCCCCCTGCTCGAGGGCGGCTTCGTCGCTCGGCAAGCCATCCAGCGGAATCAGCAGCGTGGGTTGCTTGTCCCCCTCGCCTAGGCGATCGAGTTGCTCGGGTGCGATTGCGGTTGCGGTCATGGTTCCCTCTCCCCTTAATGGCCATCCAGCTACTTCACAATGTGGCCTTTACAGGGGAGATTTACCCTCCGCCGGGTGGGTCACCCACCTGGGTGATTGCAAGCCCTACTGCACCAGCCCCGCGCGCAGGGCTTTCACGGCCGCCCGCACCCGATCGTCCACCGCAAGCTTGTTCATGATGCTGCGCACGTGGGTTTTGACGGTGTTGCGGCTCAGATAGAGTTGGGCGGCAATTTCGGGGTTGGTGTAGCCCTCCACCATCCAGTTGAGGATCTCGAGCTCGCGCTGCGAGAAAGCAGTCTGCTGGTAGCTGGCCTCGCCGGTTCCCGGCTGGAGGCGATCGATGATCGCGCGCGCGATTTGCGGGTGGAGGTAAGTCGCGCCTTCCCGGGCCGATTGGATGGCTGTGGCCAGTTGCGCCACGCTGGTGCCTTTGAGGCAGTAAGCATCCGCGCCGCTGGCCAGGGCAGCTACCACTTCGGTGCGATCAGTGTGCGAGGTCAGTACGACAACATGCACCCCTGGCAAACTTTGCTTGACTTGCTGCGTGGCAGCAATGCCATCCAGGCGCGGCAAGCCAATGTCCATCACGACAATATCGGGCTGGTGGGTGCGAGCGGCCTCGACGCCCTGAATGCCGTCTTGGGCTTGCGCGACTATCTCAAACTGCGGGTAGTCCGCCAGCGACTGCTCCAGCCCCAGCTGCATCATGGGATCGTCTTCCACAATAACGATGCGAAGCTTGTCGGCGCTGGCAGCCATAGCGCGTTCTCCCGCTGGCTGGCTATTGTAGTTAGCTCGCTGAGACGGACCGCCGCCCTTGCCGGCCTGCATTGCGCCAGCCGGGCATCGGATACGATTGAGGGCAAATGCCGCCTGAGGAGCCAGCCATGTCTGCATCCGTCACCGAGCGCAAGCAAGCCCGAGCCCTCTCGCTAACCCAACGGCCGCGCCGGCTGCGCAGCTCGCCGGCCGTGCGCAGCTTGGTGCAGGAGACCCAGCTGCGCTGTAGCGACCTGATCTATCCGCTGTTTGTGGCCGAAGGGGAGAACCAGCGAGTTGAAATCCCATCCATGCCGGGGGGGTACCGCCATACGTTGGACCTGCTGCTCAAGGAGGTCAAAGAAGCTGCCCGGCTGGGCATCCGCGCGATCGCCATCTTCCCGGTCGTTCCCGAGGCCAAAAAAGATGCCACCGGTAGCGAGGGCTGCAACCCAGACGGCTTAGTGCAGCGCACCGTGCGCGCGATTAAAGAGACGGTTCCCGAGGTGGCCGTCATTACCGATGTGGCGCTGGATCCGTTCTCGAGCGACGGGCACGACGGCATCGTCGAGGATGGCGTCATTCTCAACGATGCCACCGTCGAGGTTTTGGTCAAAATGGCGGTCTCGCAGGCCGAGGCCGGCGCCGACATTGTGGCCCCCTCCGACATGATGGACGGGCGCGTGGGCGCCATTCGCCAGGGCCTGGACGAAGCCGGCCATACCCACACCAGCATCCTGGCCTACTCGGCCAAGTACGCCTCTGCTTACTACGGCCCCTTCCGGGATGCGCTGGACTCCGAACCTGGCTTTGGCGACAAAAAGAGCTACCAAATGGATCCGGCCAACGCCCGCGAGGCGGAGAGGGAAGCGGCGCTGGATGTCCAAGAAGGCGCGGATATGGTCATGGTCAAGCCAGCGCTGGCCTATCTCGATGTCATCTACCGCATCCGCCAAAACACGGATTTGCCCGTGGCAGCCTACAACGTCAGCGGCGAGTACGCTGCCATTAAAGCCGCTGCCCAAAACGGCTGGTTGGACGAATCCCAGGTCATGCTGGAGACCTTGACCGGCATGAAGCGCGCGGGCGCCGATTCGATCTTGAGCTATTACGCTAAGGAAGCGGCACAGCTGCTGGCGCAGCAGTAGCCGCCTAAGCGCTGGCTCCCTCACCCACCAGCGTCTGCAGCTGGCGGGCGTCATGCAGCGCGCCGCCGCCAGCGTCGTTATTGAAATAGCAATAGGCCGGTTGCGCCCAGCGCTGCATCGAAGTGCTGGGGGTCGTGGGCCAACCAGTCCTTTTGCGGTAGCTCGGGCGGATAAAACCAGCCCCGCCAGTGCTTGTAGTTCCAGCCTGAGGTCCCGATGCGCGCGATCGCGCTCATGGCGCCCTCCAGCCCAACCGCTTGCCTACCAGTATGCCGCCTCCCAGACCCCCTGCACTCGCGATAGCATCGGCCCCAAAGCGAGCTCAAGGGGCCGCAACGCTATGGCACGCCAAACCATCGAATCCGTTCTGCAAGAAGATCGCACTTTCCCGCCGCCCAGCGACTTCTCACAGCAAGCCCACATTCCTTCGCTCGAGCGCTACCGGCAGCTTTACGAGCAGGCCCAAGCTGACCCCGAAGCCTTTTGGGCCGATCTGGCCGAGCGGGAGCTGCACTGGTTCCGCAAGTGGGACCGCGTGCTGGATTGGCAGCCGCCCTTCGCCCAGTGGTTTGTGGGCGGGCAAACCAACGCGGCCTACAACTGCCTGGACCGGCACCTCCATACCTGGCGCCGCAATAAAGCAGCCCTGATCTGGGAAGGCGAGCCGGGCGATTCGCGCACCCTGACCTACGCCCAACTGCACCGCGAGGTCTGCCAGATGGCCAATGCCTTCAAGCAGATGGGGGTGGGCAAAGGTGATCGCGTGGGGATTTACATGCCCATGATCTCCGAAGCCGCGATTGCCATGCTGGCCTGCGCCCGCATTGGAGCGCCCCACACGGTGGTATTCGGCGGCTTTAGCGCCGAAGCCCTCAAAGAGCGCCTCAACGACGCCCAGGCCAAGCTGGTCGTCACTGCCGATGGCGGCTGGCGCAAAGACCAAATCGTGCCGCTCAAAGCCAACGTGGACCAGGCCCTGGCCGATGGCGGCGCGCCCTCGGTGGAGAACGTGCTGGTGGTAGAGCGCACCCAGCAGGGTGTAGCCATGGACGCGCAACGCGATCGCTGGTGGCACGAGCTCAAGGCCCAGGTCTCGGCCCATTGCCCGGCCGAGCCCATGGACAGCGAGGACATGCTGTTCATCCTCTACACCAGCGGCACTACGGGCAAGCCCAAAGGCATCGTGCACACCACTGGCGGCTACAATCTCTACGCCCACATGACCGCCCAGTGGGTCTTCGATCTCAAAGACACGGATGTCTACTGGTGCACTGCCGATGTGGGCTGGATTACCGGCCACAGCTACATCGTCTACGGGCCGCTCTCCAATGGCGCCACCACGGTGATGTACGAAGGCGCCCCCCGGCCTTCCAACCCGGGGTGCATCTGGGATGTCATCGAAAAGTACGGCGTCACCGTGTTCTATACGGCCCCCACTGCCATCCGGGCCTGGATCAAAATGGGCGAGTCGCACCCCAACGCGCGCGATCTGTCCTCGCTGCGCCTGCTGGGCACGGTGGGCGAGCCCATCAACCCCGAAGCCTGGATGTGGTACAACCGCGTTATCGGCGGCGAGCGCTGCCCCATCGTCGATACCTGGTGGCAGACCGAAACCGGCGGCATCGCCATCAGCCCGCTCCCGGGCGCAACCCCCACCAAACCCGGATCGGCAACGCTGCCGCTGCCAGGCATTTTTGCCGATGTGGTCGACTCAGAGGGCAACTCGGTCCAGACCGATGAAGGTGGCTATCTGGTCATCCGGCACCCCTGGCCGGGCATGCTGCGCACGGTCTATGGCGATCCGGACCGCTTCCGGCGCACCTACTGGGACCCCATCCCGCCCCAAAACGGCCAGCACTCTTACTTCGCCGGCGACGGCGCGCGGCGCGATGCAGACGGCTACTTTTGGGTTATGGGCCGCGTGGACGATGTCATCAACGTGGCCGGCCACCGCTTGGGAACCATGGAGGTGGAGTCGGCGCTGGTCTCCCACTCGGCTGTGGCCGAAGCAGCCGTGGTGGGCCGCCAGGATGAAGTTAAAGGCGAGGCCGTGGTGGCCTTTGCCACCCTCGAGAACAGCGATCGTGCCAGCGAGCAGCTCAAGGCCGAGCTCAAAGAGCACGTTGCCCAGCAGATCGGGCCCATCGCGCGGCCGGCCGAGATTCGCTTTGCCGATGCGCTGCCCAAAACGCGCTCGGGTAAAATCATGCGCCGCGTGCTGCGCAGCCTGGCCTCCGGGGAAGAGGTAACTGGCGATACCTCCACCCTCGAAGACCGCAGCGTGCTGGGTAAGCTGCGCGGCAGCACCTGAACCGGCTCGCCGCTTGCCAGTCAGGCCCCGCCCGCTACCGGGCGGGGCCCAATAGTGGTCTGCGCTAGCCTGAGCGCGCTTGCAGCCCTACGCGGGCGCTCGCCTCCAGGTGGGAAGCCGTTTTAAACCGTTTTTAACTAACATGAGCTTGGATGCAGCAATATAGCAAAGCTAACGCTCAAATCATGCCCCAATCGTTTCGCCTCACCGCGCGCCTGCTAGCGGGCGCCGCCAGCCTGGGCGTTTTGGCAGCGCCCGCAGCGACTACAGTGCCGAGCGCCAACGCGGCTGAGCCTCGCTCACCCCAGGCCGGCCAGCTGGCGCAAGCTACCCAGTCAACGATTGCTGACCTTGTCTCCGAGCAAGCGCAATTTTCTACCCTGGCTCGGGCCCTAGAAGCGGCCGATTTGGCCCAGACCCTGTCGGGTGAGGGGCCCTACACGGTATTTGCCCCCACCAACCAGGCGTTCGAGCAATTGCCCGACGGCGCCCTGGAGCAGCTGCTCAAGCCCGAGAACCGAGCGATGCTGCAGCAGCTGCTCGAGCACCACGTTGTCTCGGGCGAGCTGCCCGCTAGCGAGCTAGAACCCGGTCGCGTTGAGGCCCTCTTGGGCGAGCTAGCAGTTGAGGTGGCTGATGATGGCAGCGTGACAGTGGGCCGCGCCAATGTGGTTCAACCGGACGTGCAAGCCAGCAACGGTATCGTCCACACTGTGGATCGCCTGCTGCTGCCGGCAGGAGCCGAGCAGGCCCTTTCTCAGACATCCAAGTCAGGGGATGGCGAGACAGAAACCGCCCAGGTCCCCTCCCAAACGACCGACTCAATGGAAGGCGAGATGGCAGACCAGGGCAAGATGGCTGCCGATCGCCCCACCCCATTTGCGCTAGTCCAGCTGGCGCAACAGGGCTTTTTCCGCGAGCAGGGCGTTCCTGCCCACGGGAACCTGCGCACCCAGGTGCGCAGCGGCCGCTTCGGCACGCGCGGGCTCATCCGCGCTGCCATCGAAGCCGGGCGGCTGACCCCGGATGTGGCCTCGGATCGCAGCTATCTCAAAAGCGTCCGGGATCTGCTGCAATCGGCAGGCGGCTACGACTGAGCCCCGTCTGGGCACTTGAACTGGAGCGGTGGCGCCAGCCGCTAGCGCCGCCGCGCCTGCAACTGGCGGTAAACCTCGCGCAGATCCACCTCGTGGTGCGCTAGCGCCACCAGGGTGTGGTAGAGCAAGTCAGCGGCCTCGGCGGCGATATGGTCGCGGTCATCGTCCTTGCAGGCCATGACCACTTCTGCCGACTCCTCGCCAATTTTCTGCAAGATCTTGTTGTCGCCGCGCGCGAGCAGCTTGCTGGTATGCGATCCCTCAACCGGATTGCGCTGGCGCTCGCGAATGGTGGCAAACACGGCCGAGAGGGTATCGGCCGGCGGCTCGGCCTTACCGCCTTCCACCTGGTGGAAGCAGCTCCGCTGGCCGGTATGGCAAGCAATGTCGCCCGCTTGCTCCACGCCCACCAGCAGGGTGTCACTATCGCAGTCGTAGCGCAGTGATCGCACCCGCTGTACGTGCCCCGAGGTAGCGCCTTTATGCCATGGGGCCTGGCGGGAGCGGCTCCAGAACCAGGTCTCGCCGGTCTCTTGCGTTTTGCGCAGCGACTCGCGGCTCATCCAGGCCACCATTAGGACGGTGCCATCGAGATAATCTTGGACCACGGCGGGGACCAAGCCGCGCTCGTCGTAGCGGATGCCATCGAGCGGGATGCGATCGCTTGGGGAATGGGTTGCGCTCATAGCGGCAGCGATGGGCACGCCAGCCCAATCCTACCGGATGGCGGATGCCATCGGTCGCGCCGCGTTGCCGCCTGTGCTCGGTAGGATCGAGGATGGGTGAGGCAGCGGGCGCTGCGCTCGACCCCGCGATCGCGACTGGCGAGTGCCTGTCCGTACAAACCCCAAGCGAGCGATAAGGAGGGAGGGGTGACGACTGCGACTTCGTTCCAAACTAACCAATCGAGTGCGATTTTTAACCGAGCGCAGCAGCTCATGCCGGGTGGGGTCAACTCCCCGGTCCGCGCGTTCAAATCGGTTGGCGGTACCCCCATCGTTTTCGATCGCGTCAAAGGCGCGCGCGCCTGGGACGTAGACGGCAACGAGTACATCGATTACGTCGGCACTTGGGGACCGGCCATTTGCGGCCACGCCCATCCCGAGGTGATCTCGGCTCTGCACGACACCCTAGACAAGGGCACCAGCTTCGGGACGCCCTCAGCTCAGGAAAACCAGCTGGCCGAGATGGTCATTGAGGCTGTGCCCAGCATCGAGATGGTGCGCTTTGTCAACTCCGGCACCGAAGCCTGCATGTCGGCGCTGCGGGTCATGCGGGCCTACACCGGGCGCGACAAGATCGTCAAGTTCCAGGGCAACTACCACGGCCACGCCGACATGCTGCTGGTCCAGGCCGGTTCGGGCATTGCCACCTTGGGCCTGCCCGACTCGCCCGGCGTGCCGCAATCGTCAACCAGCAGCACCCTGACTGCGCCCTACAACGACCTGGAAGCAGTCAAGTCGCTGTTCGAGCAGTATCCCGATGACATCGCCGGGGTTATGCTCGAGCCCGTGGTGGGCAACTCGGGCTTTGTAGCGCCCGATGCCGGCTTTTTGGAGGGGCTGCGCGAGCTGACGCGCGAGTACGGCGCGCTGCTGGCCTTTGACGAAGTTATGACCGGCTTTCGCATTGCCTACGGCGGTGCGCAGGCGCGATTCGGCGTCACCCCTGATGTGACCGCCCTAGGCAAAATCATTGGGGGCGGCTTGCCCGTGGGGGCATTCGGCGCCAGCCGCGAAATCATGGAGCTGGTGGCTCCGGCGGGCCCCATGTACCAATCGGGCACGCTCTCGGGCAATCCGCTGGCCATGACCGCCGGCATCAAGACCCTCGAGATCCTGCAGCGCTCGGGCACCTACGACTACCTAGAGCGCATCACCCAAAAGCTCATCGACGGCATCCAGCAGATCGGGCGCGAAACGGGGCAGCCCATCAACGCCAGCCACATCAGCGCCATGTTCGGCGTGTTCTTTACCGATCGCGCCATTCGCAACTTCGACGACGCCAAAACCTCCGATTTAGACAAGTTCGCCCGCTTCCAGCAGGGCATGTTGGCTCGGGGGATTTACTGGGCACCGGCCCAGTTCGAGGCGGGCTTTACCTCGCTGGCCCACACCGACGAAGATATCGATAAGACGCTCGAGGCAGCGCGCGAGGTCATCGGCAGTCTCTAGCCGGCCCTAGCGCAGCCCAACGCCAACGACTCTGAGGGGCCTAGGGCCCCTCACGTTAATGGCGCGTCCCCTCACTCAAGCTCGTCAAAGAGTTGGTCCTCAATGTAGGGTCGAACGCGCTCGAAGGCCTCGGGCGAGAGCACGTGCCAGCCGCCCTCGGGCGTGCGTTGGGCAAACAGCAGCAGTGGGTCGAGCGGGACGCAGACGGCGTACTCGGTGCCTTGGTGGTAGAAACTAGTCAGCACCTGGAACTCTTCGGATTCCTCCGATTCCTCGGTTTCGCCTTCCTCGGCATCCGCCTCGGCGTCGAACTCCACCACCAGGATGTCGCGTTCTTCGGCTTCGGGGAGCTCGCCGGCCACGGTGAGCGTGTACGCCGTGCGCTTTAGGGTTAAATCCTGCTCGGCCAGGACGGCTTGGGCATCGGCAAAGACCGCATCGATGGCTTCGTCCGCTTCCAGCAGGATTGCCTCGGCTGCCTCATCGCTGCCTTCCCACATGACCAGCGAGACGGGAGTGTCCTCGGGCAGCAACAGGCTATAGGTTTCTCCATCGAGCTCGAAGGTGCGTTCGATGCGGCAAGGGAGCGAGCGGCCGGCCTCATCCAGCAAAACAGTTGCTGCCGTGTCCGATTGCCCGTTAGCACTGCTGGGGGTGGCGTCCGTCATGAATGTCAGAGGGAATCGCTGGACGAATGGGGCGATCGCGGCGGCCTCCAGGGGACGCTCGGCAACCGCCAGGCAAGGTATTAGGCTCAGTGTAAGCGATCGCTGCCGGCCATCGCGAGTGCGGCAGCCACTGCCCGGCTGGTAACGCCAAACTGGAGGGATGGCACGCGTGCGGCACGCAACGGCATGATCCCACTGCAGCTGACCCTCCGCAACTTTCTCAGCTACCGCGAAGCCTCGCTGGATTTTCGCGGCTTCAAAACGGCCTGCATCTGCGGTCCCAACGGCGCCGGGAAGTCCTCGCTGCTCGAGGCCATCACCTGGGTGCTGTGGGGCCAGACGCGCGCCACTGCCGAAGATGACGTTATCCACGCTGGCGCCACTGAAGCGCGGGTTGATTTCACCTTTGCCACCGACGGCCAAACCTATCGCGCCATCCGCAGCCGCCGGCGCGGCCAAAGCAGCGCCCTGGAGCTGCAAGTCCAGACCGAGAGCGGCGAGTTCCGTTCCATCTCGGAGCGGGGCGTGCGCGCGACCCAGCGCCAGATCGTGTCGCTGCTCAAGCTGGACTACGATACGTTCATCAACTCGGCCTACCTGCGCCAAGGGCGGGCGGACGAGTTCATGCTGCGGCGCCCCAGCGAGCGCAAGCAGATCCTGGCCGAGTTGCTCAAGCTCGATCGCTACGAAACCCTTGCCGAGCAGGCTAACGATCGCGCCAAGCAGTACAAGGGCCAAGCCGAGCAGCTGGCGCAGCAGTTGAGCGCCCTGGAGCAGCAGCTGCAGCAAGCCGAGAGCCTCGCCCAAGAGCGCGAACAGCTCGAATCGCAAATCGAAGCGCTGCGCGCGGCTCAAGCCAGCGATCGCCAGGAGCGGGAGCGGTTGCAAGCGCTCGACAACCAGCGCCAGACCCTGCAGCAGCAGCTCGCCTGGCAGCAGCAGCAGTACCAGACCCTGGCGCAGGACTGCGACCGGCTCGTCCAAGACCGCGATGCCGTGCAAGCCCAGCTCGATGAGCTGCAGCAGCTGCTCGAGCGCGAGACCGAGATCGCGGCAGGTTACGAAACCTACCAGCGCCTGCAGCGCGAGGAGCAGGCGCTGGCAAGCCAGTTCCAGCAGTACCAGGAGGCCCAGCAGCAGCGGCAGGCGCTCCAGCAGCAGCAAACCGAGCAAATCAACGCCCAAACCCAGCAGCTGCAGCAGATTCAGGCACAACTCGATTCGCTCGAGCAGCAGGAGAGCGAGCTGCAGCGGATTTTGGGGCGCGCCGACAAAATCGCCCGCGGACTGGAGCAGCTCCAGCACCACCGCCAGCGCTTGCAGCAGCTCGACGAGCGCCAGCAGCAGGCCTCACCGCTGCTGGAGCGGCGCGATACCCTCAGCCCCGAAATCGAGCGCGAGCGGGCCCAACTCGAGGCGCGCTGCAACCAGCTCAAATCGCAACAAGCGCAGCTGGACGAGCAACTCGCCCAGGCCCCACAACTGCGCTCGCGCCTGCAGGCGATCGAGGCCGAGATTGCATTGCTACAGAGCAAGCAAACCTACCGCCAGCGCGTCCAGGAAAAGGGCCAAGAGCGCAAAACGTTTCAGGAACGCTTGCAAGAAACCCAGCGCCGCTACCAGGAGCAGCTGTCGGCGCTCAGCCAGCAGCTAGAGCAGTTGCAGGCCAACAACGCGGTTTGCCCGCTGTGCGAGCGTCCGCTCGATGAGGCACACAAGCAGCATGTCGTCCAAAAAACCGAGACCGAGCAACAGCAACTGCAAGAGCAGTTCTGGGTGCTGCGCGAGCAGCTAGCCGCTTGCGAGCGCGAGCTGCAAGTGCTGCGCTCGGAGTACCATCAGCTGAGCGAGGCGCTGGATCCTTACGAATCGCGACTCCAGCAGCGCGGGGAACTGTCAGCGCAGCTGGCCCATGCTGGCGATCACGAGCAGCAGCGGCAGGCGATCGCGGACGAGATCGCCCAACTCGAGCGCTCGCTGGCTCAGGGGGACTATGCTCCCGAGCTGCAGGCCGAGTACCAGCAAGTGGAGGCTCAGCGGCAGGAGCTGGGCTACGACGAACAGACCCACGCCCTGGCGCGCGAGGAGGTGGAGCGCTGGCGTTGGGCCGAGATCGAACAGGCCAAACTGGAAGATGCCCGACAGCGCCAGGCCCATCTCGCGTCGCAAAAACCCCAGCTGCAGCAGCAGCACCAGCAGTGCCAACAGCAGATCGAGCACCTGCGCGCGGACTCGGAACTGCAGCAGCAAATTGAAGCGCTCGACCGGCAGCTGGCCGAGTTGGGGTACGAGCACTCGCATCACAACCAAGTCCTGACCCAACTGCAGCAGGCCCGCGCCTGGGAAACCCGCTACCAAGAGCTGCAGCGCGCCCGGCAGCAGGCCCCCGAGCTGGCCCAGCGCCAGCAGGAGCTCGAGCAGCGCCGCCAGGCGCGCGCGGCCGAGCGCGAGCGGGCCCAACAGCAGCTCGAGACCCTACAAACGCAGCTAGCCCAAACCCAAGACTGCCGCGCCGACATCGAGCACTGCGAGGAGCAGATCCAGCAGCGCCAGCAGCAGCTAGACGACCTGCTCGCCCAGCAGGGGCGCCTGGAGCAGCGCAGCGCCCAACTCGAACAAGTGCGCGCCCAGTACGAGCAGGCCCAGCAGCAGCAGCAGACGGCGCAGCGGCAGCAGCGGATCTATCGCGAACTCGCCCAAGCCTTTGGCAAAAACGGCATCCAGACGTTGATGATTGAGAATGTCCTGCCGCAGCTCGAGACCCAGACCAACCAAATCCTGTCCCAGCTGACCGGCAACCAGCTGCACGTTCAGTTTGTGACTCAAAAGGCCAGCAAGGGTCGCTCGAAAAAGCAGAGCAAGTCCATCGACACCCTCGAGATCCGGATTGCAGACCCGCAAGGGACCCGCGCTTACGAAACCTACTCCGGTGGCGAGGGCTTTCGCATCAACTTTGCCATCCGCTTGGCGCTGGCCCGAATTCTGGCGCAGCGGGCGGGAACGTCGCTGCAGATGCTGATCGTGGACGAAGGCTTTGGCACCCAGGACGATCAAGGCTGCGAGCGCCTGATTGCCGCCATTGGCGCGATCGCGCCCGAGTTCTCCTGCATTTTGGCGGTCACGCACATGCCGCAGTTTAAAGAGGCGTTTGCCCACCGCATTGAGGTGCGCAAGACCCAGCAGGGCTCGGCGCTGAGCGTGGCGGCCTAAACTGGGGCCGGTTCGCCGCTTAGGGCAGCCGCAATCCGCTCGCGATCCAGATCGCGACCGATCAGCACCAGGCGCGTCTGGCGCGCTTCCGCCGGATCCCAGTGCCGGTCGTAGAACGACTCCAGCCGATCACCGGCACCCTGCAGCACCAAGCGCATGGGCTTGCCGGGGACGTTGACCAAGCCCTTGATGCGATAAATCTCGTGCTGCCGCACTAGCTGGCGCAGCGTTCGGATCAGCGCCTGCGGCTCAAAGCCTCGGTCGAAGCAGAACTGCACGGCGCCGATGCGGTCGTCGTGTTCGTGGTCGTCCTCGGTGTCGTGGTGGCTGGGCCGGGCTGCCAAATCCCCTTCCACGCCAGCGTTGACCCCCAGCAGGATCTCGGGATCCACCCGGCCCTGGTGGCAGGGCAGGATCTTGACCCGCTCGAGCGCCTGCTGGTGCAGCACCTCGAGCGCGCGCTGGCGGGCCTCGCCATCCACCAAGTCCGCCTTGGTCAGCAGCACCAAGTCGGCGCAGGCCAGCTGGTCGGCAAACAGTTCTTCGAGGGGCGTCTCGTGCTCCAGGTTGGGATCGGCCTGGCGCTGGCGCTCGAGCGCGCTGCGATCGCCGGCGACCGCCCCGCTCGCCACGGCCTGGCAGTCGACCACGGTAGCGACGCCATCGACAGTGGCGCCATTACGGATCTCGGGCCAGCGGAACGCTTGCACCAGCGGCTTGGGTAGCGCTAGCCCCGAGGTCTCGACAACGATGCAGTCGAGGCGATCGCGGCGCTGCAGCAGCTCGCGCATGGTGGGGAAAAACTCTTCTTGCACGGTGCAGCAGAGGCAGCCGTTGGCCAGCTCGACCACGTTCTCAGAGGCCGCTTCCGGCTCCTCGCA
This DNA window, taken from Cyanobacteria bacterium QS_8_64_29, encodes the following:
- a CDS encoding DNA-binding response regulator produces the protein MAASADKLRIVIVEDDPMMQLGLEQSLADYPQFEIVAQAQDGIQGVEAARTHQPDIVVMDIGLPRLDGIAATQQVKQSLPGVHVVVLTSHTDRTEVVAALASGADAYCLKGTSVAQLATAIQSAREGATYLHPQIARAIIDRLQPGTGEASYQQTAFSQRELEILNWMVEGYTNPEIAAQLYLSRNTVKTHVRSIMNKLAVDDRVRAAVKALRAGLVQ
- a CDS encoding porphobilinogen synthase; protein product: MSASVTERKQARALSLTQRPRRLRSSPAVRSLVQETQLRCSDLIYPLFVAEGENQRVEIPSMPGGYRHTLDLLLKEVKEAARLGIRAIAIFPVVPEAKKDATGSEGCNPDGLVQRTVRAIKETVPEVAVITDVALDPFSSDGHDGIVEDGVILNDATVEVLVKMAVSQAEAGADIVAPSDMMDGRVGAIRQGLDEAGHTHTSILAYSAKYASAYYGPFRDALDSEPGFGDKKSYQMDPANAREAEREAALDVQEGADMVMVKPALAYLDVIYRIRQNTDLPVAAYNVSGEYAAIKAAAQNGWLDESQVMLETLTGMKRAGADSILSYYAKEAAQLLAQQ
- the acs gene encoding acetate--CoA ligase produces the protein MARQTIESVLQEDRTFPPPSDFSQQAHIPSLERYRQLYEQAQADPEAFWADLAERELHWFRKWDRVLDWQPPFAQWFVGGQTNAAYNCLDRHLHTWRRNKAALIWEGEPGDSRTLTYAQLHREVCQMANAFKQMGVGKGDRVGIYMPMISEAAIAMLACARIGAPHTVVFGGFSAEALKERLNDAQAKLVVTADGGWRKDQIVPLKANVDQALADGGAPSVENVLVVERTQQGVAMDAQRDRWWHELKAQVSAHCPAEPMDSEDMLFILYTSGTTGKPKGIVHTTGGYNLYAHMTAQWVFDLKDTDVYWCTADVGWITGHSYIVYGPLSNGATTVMYEGAPRPSNPGCIWDVIEKYGVTVFYTAPTAIRAWIKMGESHPNARDLSSLRLLGTVGEPINPEAWMWYNRVIGGERCPIVDTWWQTETGGIAISPLPGATPTKPGSATLPLPGIFADVVDSEGNSVQTDEGGYLVIRHPWPGMLRTVYGDPDRFRRTYWDPIPPQNGQHSYFAGDGARRDADGYFWVMGRVDDVINVAGHRLGTMEVESALVSHSAVAEAAVVGRQDEVKGEAVVAFATLENSDRASEQLKAELKEHVAQQIGPIARPAEIRFADALPKTRSGKIMRRVLRSLASGEEVTGDTSTLEDRSVLGKLRGST
- a CDS encoding bifunctional phosphoribosyl-AMP cyclohydrolase/phosphoribosyl-ATP diphosphatase, producing the protein MSATHSPSDRIPLDGIRYDERGLVPAVVQDYLDGTVLMVAWMSRESLRKTQETGETWFWSRSRQAPWHKGATSGHVQRVRSLRYDCDSDTLLVGVEQAGDIACHTGQRSCFHQVEGGKAEPPADTLSAVFATIRERQRNPVEGSHTSKLLARGDNKILQKIGEESAEVVMACKDDDRDHIAAEAADLLYHTLVALAHHEVDLREVYRQLQARRR
- the hemL gene encoding glutamate-1-semialdehyde-2,1-aminomutase; translation: MTTATSFQTNQSSAIFNRAQQLMPGGVNSPVRAFKSVGGTPIVFDRVKGARAWDVDGNEYIDYVGTWGPAICGHAHPEVISALHDTLDKGTSFGTPSAQENQLAEMVIEAVPSIEMVRFVNSGTEACMSALRVMRAYTGRDKIVKFQGNYHGHADMLLVQAGSGIATLGLPDSPGVPQSSTSSTLTAPYNDLEAVKSLFEQYPDDIAGVMLEPVVGNSGFVAPDAGFLEGLRELTREYGALLAFDEVMTGFRIAYGGAQARFGVTPDVTALGKIIGGGLPVGAFGASREIMELVAPAGPMYQSGTLSGNPLAMTAGIKTLEILQRSGTYDYLERITQKLIDGIQQIGRETGQPINASHISAMFGVFFTDRAIRNFDDAKTSDLDKFARFQQGMLARGIYWAPAQFEAGFTSLAHTDEDIDKTLEAAREVIGSL
- a CDS encoding DUF3727 domain-containing protein, giving the protein MTDATPSSANGQSDTAATVLLDEAGRSLPCRIERTFELDGETYSLLLPEDTPVSLVMWEGSDEAAEAILLEADEAIDAVFADAQAVLAEQDLTLKRTAYTLTVAGELPEAEERDILVVEFDAEADAEEGETEESEESEEFQVLTSFYHQGTEYAVCVPLDPLLLFAQRTPEGGWHVLSPEAFERVRPYIEDQLFDELE